CGTGATGATCGGCCGGATGTATGCGTCCTTCAGGTCGTTCTTCCGCAGCGTCTCCAGGATGATATCCTTCATCTTCTCCTTCGTCACGGGCGGCTTCAGCATGATCGCCCGGGCGCCGTCGAACATCCGGTCGACGTGCTCGTCCAGCCTGAAGACCCGGCCGTTGTAGGCCCGGATGCCCTCAAAAACACCGTCACCGTATAAAAGACCATGATCATAGACGGAAATTTTTGCGCTTTCCTTCGTATAGAACTTGCCGTCGATGTAGATATAACTGGCCATAAAGATACCCTTTGATAAAAAGCAACTCAGGCATATAAGGCTTCTGATTTTTGAAAAAGTCTATACGTGATGACGGATATTAATTGTCAATCGGTGAGCTGATGGCGGGGGAAGACGTGCGCCTGGAGGCAGAGGCGGCCCTGGAGAAGGGGCTCGAGCTGGCGGGCGAAGGCCGCTTGGACGATTCGATCGTGCTGCTAGACCACGCCATTGGCCTCGACCAGGATTATGGCGACGCGTACAACTGTAAAGGCTTGATTTTAACGGAGCTGAAACGGTATGACCAGGCGTTCGCATGCTTCGAGCGGGCCCTGAAGCTCCAGCCGCAGAACCCGAAATACTGGTATAACAAGAGCATCCTGTTTCGAGAGCTGGGCATGTTCGAGGACGAGGCGGGCGCCTGCCTGATGTCCCTGAAATACGACTCGAAGTCGGTGCAGGCCTGGCACAGCTGCGCCCGGTCGCTGGCCCGCATCGGGGAAAGCTCGGAGGCGCTGTCGTGCATGGAAAAGGCACTGGAGCTCGAGCCGATGAACGCCAGCCTCTGGTTCTACCTGGGCTCGTACCAGTACAGCCTGGGCATGCTCGATAAGGCCCTGGAGTCCTTCGAGCGTGCCGCCCTCATCGAGCCGGACAACGCCGCGGCCTGGATGGGCAAGGGCGAGGCGCTCACGAAGGCCGGAAAGGACACCGAGGCCCTCGAGTCCTTCGACGTGTCTATTAAGCTGAACCCGAACATCGCCGAGTCGTGGTTCGGGAAGGGCATGCTCTATATTAAAGACGGAAAGTACGACGACGCTCTGGCCATGCTCGATAAGTCCGTGAAGCTGCGGGACGACTACGCCGACGCGTGGTTCTACCGCGGGTGCGTCCTGGAATTGAGCGGCCGTATTCGCGAGGCTCTTATCTGTTATACGAAGGTCACGGAGCTTCAGCCCGGGAGCCAGGCCGCATGGCTCATGCAGGGCGTGCTTCTGGGAAGGCTGGAGGACTATAAGTCGGCTATTCCGTGTTTTGATAAGGCTATCGATATCAACCCCCGCTTCGCCGAGGCGTGGTATCACAAGGGCCTGTTCGCCAGCATTCTCGGTGATAATGAGGAGGCCGCCCGGTGTATATCGAAGACCATCGAGAT
This genomic window from Methanocella sp. contains:
- a CDS encoding tetratricopeptide repeat protein; translated protein: MAGEDVRLEAEAALEKGLELAGEGRLDDSIVLLDHAIGLDQDYGDAYNCKGLILTELKRYDQAFACFERALKLQPQNPKYWYNKSILFRELGMFEDEAGACLMSLKYDSKSVQAWHSCARSLARIGESSEALSCMEKALELEPMNASLWFYLGSYQYSLGMLDKALESFERAALIEPDNAAAWMGKGEALTKAGKDTEALESFDVSIKLNPNIAESWFGKGMLYIKDGKYDDALAMLDKSVKLRDDYADAWFYRGCVLELSGRIREALICYTKVTELQPGSQAAWLMQGVLLGRLEDYKSAIPCFDKAIDINPRFAEAWYHKGLFASILGDNEEAARCISKTIEINPDFDPNAYDVYN